TACAggtagtccccgagatacgcggtccctcttatacgcggatttgGATTTACGCCTTTTtctgaatttgacagttctttaaGCAAATTGTcaattgcaaaataatttcttCTTTGATCGAATTTTGACATTAATTgaagaaaatgcaaaattgtaatcttgtttgaaaatcatgtcaaataatttattttgtgacTAAAACTACTCATTACAAGCTAAATTACATGAAATTAGCTATATTTTGGCTGAAAACTGCGTGATTCGACTTACCCGGaaattcgagttacgcggttttttctcggtccccattaatagcgtatctcggggacagCCTGTAATAAAATCATGCAAATAATTAGGGAgaaattcgcgtaactcggattTTCATGTACGTCGGACATCACGTTTTCAGCCAAAATTGATTTGATATATGGTTAACTTTGATTGATTTTAGTACTTTTATGCACATTATTAATTAGTTCGTACAATTCGTGAAGAAAATACAGAGATTTCTGATTTTTTGGCGATTTCAatgttttaacaaaaaattagTTAGTTCTGCATTTGAGAATTGTTCTAGAAAATTGTACCGATTTCCATATGacctgtaaaaataaaaataccgCGTAAATCGGgtgtcgcgtaactcggggaaagactatACTGTCATCCTCGATTGGTGTTTTCCGGCAAGCGTTGACACAAAAATCCTGGCGTACGTGTAATATTATAACATTCGAATTTATCGGTCAGTTTTGACATTTTCActcaatttattgatttttggaGCTTTATCACCAGCAATCAAGAATTGTTTATCATTCCGTTTTTTATCATACACGAACAATCAATTCAAATACTTCTACCAACTTGGCAGTCAGAATCCTTCCCGGAACAACTGAGAAATAAGCATGTCAATTTTCGATTTCCAGTCCAAGCAACTATCTTAATTGCAGTTCAATTGCAATTATCTGTCAATAACAATATAACAGAAAAATACCAAACGACGGTGATAGTACTTTCCATTGTCTAATAAGTCTATTAGATAATTATAGTTAGAAATGCTTAATTTGTAAATTTGAGGAAGTCCGCATGCTGTACAATCTATGTAAAATGTATTTCGCAGCCGTGAAATTCCGGAGCATTTATTTTGAGcttaaaaacaatgttttcttattgattttttaaaatgaattgtttttcaTTAACTAGTTCTGTTTGATTTAGCAATAAGTGgaattttcccatcactaattaTGTAGAATCTTGATTCATAAACGATatattcatttgaaaacaaaaactattttattaataattgCAGATTCTTAATGGCGACAAAGTATCCGCAGCTGCCCTTGTCGATGAGGTTTATCGGGAAGTTGAAATTGACTTTGAAAGTTTGGAATTACCTACTGATTCAATACCGTTAGACAATGATTGGTCACAATTGGGTATTTGGATTGATCCAATCGATGGTACTGCCGAATACATCAAAGGCGAAGAAAAATTAACCAAATATTCGAATATTGTGTCATCCGGTCTAAAATGCTGCACAGTACTGATTGGTGTTTATGAAACATGCAAGGGCACCCCTATTCTTGGCGTAATCAATCAACCATTTGCGGAAAAAATCAGTAATCAGGAAGAGTTCCGTGAGGAGTACAGAAGTAAAATTTTCTGGGGCCTATCGGTGGGTGATTTAAAGTTTAACAACATAGCTTCTCAGGGAACTGATGCTCGTATTGCTATACTATCTCCGTCCGAACAATCAAAGTATGTTGAATTCATTCGGAATCAGCTAAAATATGACGTAGTTTATTCTTCGGGCGCTGGTTACAAAATACTAAAGATAGCTACTGGAGAAGCAGAACTTTTTCTTCTCAGCAAGGGAACTACGTACAAGTGGGACACTTGTGCACCTCAAGCAATTCTCCGTTCAATGAATGG
The Anopheles arabiensis isolate DONGOLA chromosome X, AaraD3, whole genome shotgun sequence DNA segment above includes these coding regions:
- the LOC120905831 gene encoding inositol polyphosphate 1-phosphatase, whose product is MSAINLLREVLKASEKAANIARVCRQNPILFSLLVQEKNKDESNTRFAHDFKTLADCLIQEMIKHDIGKQFPELRDNIRGEENAKFTNTAGESIIVSVTDDPGNTTKALEKILNGDKVSAAALVDEVYREVEIDFESLELPTDSIPLDNDWSQLGIWIDPIDGTAEYIKGEEKLTKYSNIVSSGLKCCTVLIGVYETCKGTPILGVINQPFAEKISNQEEFREEYRSKIFWGLSVGDLKFNNIASQGTDARIAILSPSEQSKYVEFIRNQLKYDVVYSSGAGYKILKIATGEAELFLLSKGTTYKWDTCAPQAILRSMNGDLFDLQDTLINKSVKKISYHDHKVTRNIGGLIAYQNIDKLREFLKL